The genomic interval GGATCCATTGATGGACATACACAAGTTcgattagatccatttcagatttTATGAATTTCTGAGACTGCAAGAAATTAAACGGTgctatctatttatttattttgccttttcagaaatgttaaaatatttttagaaaactCGACTAAAGAATCAGCTTTTCAGAAAGCTTTTTAAGTTTATGTTATACATATGAAAGAGAGAAGAGAGGTTGCATagaaagaaatagaagagagaggGAAATGgaggagaaaaaaataaaaaataattaaattggtCCTAAATAGAAAAAAAACTGTCAAAGGACACTccttttgataaatataaaaacaGTGTAagtcttttgataaattaaaaaaaaatcatcttttgGTAAATTACCAAAACTACAGAAATGCTAAAGGAACCACTGGAAAACTATTTATTTTCGTAACTGTTGAACAACTTTAATCACTTCCAACTCACCGTCTCGTGGCGACAACTCTACCTCTTTTAATTTACTTGCACTCGACCAGCTCCCAACAAACAACTTTCTGTTCCAGTGTGCTTTTATTTATCAACTACCACAAACTACTGCGCATCACCAATATTTCCAACTACAAAACAACTACTATTAAACAACTACGATTAAGACTAATTAAGACGTGTATGAATGAGTCGAGTAAGGCTTATCGAGCCAGTTCAAGTAGCCTAATTAATCTGAATGGGTCAGCCGAATTAGTAGAGTTGATACATTCGATTGGATTGCTCAGGTTGAAAGGGCATTGTGAGGCAGTAGTTGCCGCATGATTTGCAACTTTGGCACTGTCGATCATTATTGATCGCCTCGAAATCTATTTCTCAATCAATGCGTGCATCCCTCGAGTGGCAATGGGCCCACACCACGTGGACCACCACTTGGTAATTAACCATATCAATCTTAATCtcatcataaaaatatgaaaataatgcTGAAAATAATACAACCAAACTGCACATTCATTATGAATCCCAAAACCTCCATCAGGCAAATGCCacgcaattaattaattaaataaaagcgACGACAGATTTGATTGATTGCATGTCACTAGATTTTGTCGACCTGAAGGATTTTTCATATTGTTTCGCCTATTCATTTCACTATCATCATATAGCAGAAAAGCTTTGAATATAGAATGAATTGAGCGAGACCTTTTATTAATTATCATAAGTTGATTACAGCAAACACATAAAAAAAAGATTTCTTATATTTATAACCTTAATTAGTTCAATCGCATGTGCTGCCATGAGTTGCGAAGAAGGTCGAGCGAGTTCTACCGAACAGATTTATGAATTTCTATCTGTGAATTTTCCGTTACTACCAATAAACATAAACAAGCAAAATCTAGACAGAGTTTCTACTTCCTGAGAAGGTCAAGAGCCTTCTCGAGAACAGGCCGGAATCTATCCAAATCCAACCTCACGTTCTGCTTGTCCAAGTAAATCTCCCCCATTTTTACCCACCCAAGTTTGTGGATCGACTTTGGATCCGTGAACACCGGATCATCCCTCGGGTACAGCTCCGTCAGCGAGCTCTCGTCGGCGGTAATGGTGTACTCCAAGTAGTGGAGCTCCATCCCCGTCGCCGGATTCCCGAAGTAGGTGCTGGCGATCCATTCATGGCCGCCGAACGGCACCACCTGGATCACCACCGCGTTCGTCGGCAGGAACACCATGTTGGTCAACCCCGCGCCGTGCACGCCGAACATCACGTCGCACGAGTTCACTGTCTGCGAGAACTCCGCCAAGTCCAAAGCGCCCTCCGTGACCACCACCTCAAATCCGAGCTTCTCGGCCAGCTTCACGATGTGGTCGGCATTCATGAATTTTCTGCTCCCGGATCTCGCGATCATCAGCAAACGCGGCTTCTTCTCCGTCTGCTCTGCTAGTTTCAGCGCGAAGTCTCTGTTGAGGCCGTAGGTGCTCCTCATGAACTGCCGGAAGTCCGACATGGTGTACCCCATCGGCGACTTCGCCGGGTCGATCATCAGGTCCGCGTCGGCGCGGAGCCCCACGATGGCGCGCTCGAAGCAGTGCACGCGCGCGTCGTTGTCGAGGTCGATAGCGTCGTACCGGGAGAGCTTGCGGAAATAGGGGCCGTACTTGGCATTCATCCACCACCGGTTGAGGCGGGCGACGACGAGCTGGACCTCGCCGTCGAACTGGCGCGCCGTCTGGAAGGCCGGGACGAGCACGTCGGTGAAGTCGTGGAAGTGGTTGCCGACATAGCCGCCCATGGAGAAGACAACGGCAGGGACGGCGTGGGTGACGTCGCAACGGGGCGTGGCGGCTGTGTCGGCGGTCGTGCGAACAGTGACAGGCTTCATGTAGCCCATCACGCCATGGTCCCACTTCCGGGCGTAGGGCTTCACCTTCCATGACTGGTGGTCGGTGGACGAAGAGTCGGTGACGCGGAGAACGGAGGGCGAGTCTTTGCCGGTGATGATTCTGATGTCGCCGTGGATGTCGCAGAGGTCGCACCGGTGGCTCGACGTGTCGCACATAGGCTTCGTGTCGAACTCCGCCGGATCTAAATGTCGAGACAATAAGGAAGAAAAATCGAATTTTTGAGATCAAATCTCCGTCAACAAGTGGGGACAAATCTAGgaactcaccagatttccaagcGCTGCTTTTGACAGGAACCTGCGAGCGGTGAACATCGACCGAAGTAGGTGGAGGAGAAAATGCATCTTTACTTCCATTATTTATTGTGCATCTAACGGAGTCTGGATCACAAGGCAGCTTGGCGCTCTGCTCCTTGCCATCTGCAGGGGAAGAAGCTGAGAAGTGCAACCACGTAGATCCAGTTGAAGATTTCTTGAACATTGAGAAATCGGGACCATTTTCTCATGGGaaaaaacataacaaaaatcTGTTCTGTGGTTTTACTACCTCGCGTGGTTTCGCTTGCAGAAAACTCATTTCTTTGAGAGGGAATCTCAGATCCTGCAGAGGAAGAAACCCTTGCTGTCTCAATGGTTTCACTATTTTCGCAAAGATACGATGCTGCGCTGCCATGGTTGCACCTTGGCTTGCTCTCGGAATCTGTCTCCAAAAGATTGTACAAGAGAAACAACAATAAGACACAGAAATCTGAAAACTACACCAAGATCATCCGCTTAGAACAGCTCAAAGCATAGatctatcatttttatttttatttttggttcTGTTCCCTCTCACCTATTTGTTGAGAAATCCAAGAATAGGCATCTGCTTTCGACATCTGAGAAGCCACTGCCACAACCATTAATCTTTGAGCAACAACAAAGAAAAGAAccaaaaaactaaaatttaacaGCAAATGAAATAAGAACATACTCGTAGCAAGCATGTCAGACTTGTACATGGTGACATAGGTGAGAGAGACAAGGAAGCATCCGATGAGCACGCCTACTCCCAAACTAAGAAGATCAAATCCTCTTCTGTAGATGGAAGCTACCTTCATCTTCTCAGCCAACCCAGTGCATGCGCTCCTCCAAGACTGCTCAAAACTTTACCATCTTCTTCATTTGGGAGAAGTCAAGAAGCACAAACATCTCTAAAAGGATTTCTGTATCCGCACGCACCAGCGAGGTTTATGGGTGGGTGAAACGGAGTACAAGGTCAGGTCCAAAAAATTTTGTAgggcaaaaaaaattttaaaaatatatattttttttgagaaaataCTCCAAACATCTTTTGTTTTGTTCCTTCCGTAATTTAGGCTAGTTGTCTGGTGGATGCACGGAGTCTCTAATGGCCACGACTTGGCCATGGATGACTGGCGGTGCCATGTGACTGACTAAAGGGCAAGAAGGCACCGAAGCAAATATTCGACTCTGTACTAAACTAAACGTCTCAATTtagctagatttttaaatttatcaaaagatattttatattttattattaatcaaggatgtattttttttagtgttttttttattctccatgtctgattgttttattttttattattatttttctctatTCTTTTTTCTCCTATACATGAAACGTTCTATTTcttctcctctttttttttttcttttatatattgattcttctaaaaatattttaatatttctgagaagtcgaaataaataatggatagtattTGTGAACTTCTTGCAATtccagaaatccataggaactgaaatggatacAATCGGAACCCTCTAGGTCTATCAGTAGATTTTGGTtgaaatccactgatggatttaaagagctccgattgcacccattttaatATCTATAGATTTTTGGGGTTGTAAGGAGTTCACAgatgttatccattgtttattttgatttcTCAGAGATGTTAAAATGTAAGGAAGAATTATCAAAATTCTTCACGTTcggtctgatatggaatcatatcaagcccaatgtaGGTCTGATATAGAATGATATCAGAAACCCATTGAACCTAATATGATTCCATCCAACGTGAATAATTTTGACGATTCtcccttattacattttaacacatctgagaaactgaaataaacaatgaatatcatatttgaacttcttgcaatcTCAGAAATTTATAGGAACTAAAAtaagtgtaatcggagctctcgaagaccatcaatgagttttggtcCATCCATTTCAATTCCTATGGATTTATGGAGTTGCAAGaaattcaaatatgctatccattgtttatttagGATTCTCAgatgtgttaaaatgtaataagggaAAATTGCCAAAATtctccacgttgggcttgatatgaaatcatatcaggcccaatgtggtcTTGATATCATTCTATattagacccacgttgggcctaatatgatttTATATCAGACTCAATGTAAAGAATTTTgacgattctttcttattatattttaacaccactAAGAAatcgaaataaacaatggataacatcTATGAACTCCTCACAACtccaaaaattcataataattgaaatgggtacaattgaagctctctaggtccataagttgattttgactaaaatccactaatggatctAAAGAGTTCCGATTTTAtccattttaattcttgtgaatttCTGGGATTGTAAAAAGTtcaaatatattattcattatttattCGGTTTTTaggtattaaaatatttttagaagaattgatgtgtaaaatagagaaaaaaaaaagagaaaaaagagaaGAAGTATTTCATATAtctaagagaaaagagaaaagagaaaagagaaaaatgattgaaaaaaaaaaatcagatggGTAGAATAGAAAAACAGAGAGGAGGAGAAATGATTGAAAAAAATCAGATTGGTAGAATAGAAAAAGTATTCTAAAAAGAAGCATCCTTGATAAAGCATGcgcttttgataaattcaaaacttTAAAtacgtgttttttttttttggataaattaCCGTAAACTCATTGCTTGGAAccagagaaaagaaaaagaagaaatgaaAAATGTCATCCGTGAAAGTTTAGCTTTTTAAAACGAAGATATCATGAGTGATAAGGTAGATACTGACAATGATAGTGGCCATCAGAGATGACGCGTTTATGAATGGAATCAACCCTGAGTTGCTGCgaaattaaacaaataagaagAATAAAATGAAAATAGTTCAACACATGATAAATCCGATACTTATTCTTCTAGTTGCTTGCAAATGCATTGGAGTCTTCAATtacaattagctaaatctaatccTGTTTTTGTTTGGAGCGTGGTGAAAGGGGAAGAAAATTACAGACAGAAAAGAACCGGTGTGAAATAAAATTAATACAGTTTGATTTAATAAACCAATCGAGTCAACTTGACTGGGTCAAATTTATTGTTTTTAACGCATTGAATAAAATCGAATCAAGTTCAAGGTAACATATAAgtatcaataaataaataaataaataaataaataaataagaaacagTCAACTTAGATCGAGGGGGTGGATTCAAAGTTGTCTTGCACTGACGAGGCCCTTTCCAATATTGGACTTTTGCCCAGTGACCTAGTCATGATTGGTTTTGTAGTGGGTGGGAAAATTGAATTAATTGAGAATTAAACGTCCAACACGGCAACACTCCCCATCgcaacaaaagaagaagaagaaaaaaaaaaaaggtgaaatTCATAAAACCAGTTCTGCATAAAATAATATTACGTTATTAATTGTTGAACATTTTATGCCACAATCGTCGTTGCAAGTTTGTTCGCACCTTTGCCTCACTTAGACAGAACTAGAAACCTCTCTTCATTGCAACATCTCATCATTTGCTGAAGAATCTCTGCCTATCGCCATCATCCATCGATTTTCTTTGGCTGCAAGATTATTAATTCACCAACCACCTGCACTCTACAGATCTTCGTCCCGGAACAGCATCATCATTATTCAATCACTACCACTTCCCTTATACAGCCCATGTGATATATGCTGCTCTCCACCTTATTCGTCCACACTGTAGTTATCGAGCATAGACATCTCCATTGTTAGTGATTCAACAGTAGAGCATCAAATTCTTAGCGTCACCAAAATCCTTCATGATCCTAAGCTTCTGCTTTATCACCCCTCCCTTAGTTGCATCATCTGAAACTACTGATCGTAGATCCTAAATTATTGCAACAGACTTTTCATTTATCTTAATAAGAGCACAAGTTATAGCCTCCAATGGAGAACTCTATGAGACATTGTAATAACCTTGGAAAAACACCTTCGACTTCACAGGCTTGAAATATGTCTCATGACTTCATCGCTAATAACTTTTCTTTACCCTTGTTTTAAAACCTCTGCATTAAACCtccaaaatcaataaaaatttcCATGGAAAAACTTCACAAGGCTTCAAATAAGTCTCATTGTTTCATCACAAATAActtttcttttccccttttatATCACTATATGAAACCACCAAAAGGAATCGAAAACCAGAAACTCGCCTAAAAGGGTTAAAACCGAAAACAGACAACGTAACTTTTAAACCTTACAAAAATTCAGTGATTTGATTGATAGAGGGGACTCAAAGTTCTggcataagaaaaaaaaaaatcactattcAGCGTCATTCACATAGTTTACCGTAGGCCTATAATGACAGAAATATCGTCTTGTTTTTCTTCACCTGTTATTTCAGATTCATAAAATACAAATAACCAACCAGACCAGAGATACACTGGTGGAAATGACAGATACGAATAGTTTGGATAAATGCTAGTGTAGTTACATAGTTTATTTGAGTATCAAATTTCATTCGTACCGAATCTGTAGATGAACTAGGCTTGCTGATGATCAAGCGCCAATGCTATAAGAAACTCTAGTGCTTCCTTTCTTTGTTCGTATCTGGGTGATCTGGAACCATTGGAAACTAACAGATGTTGGCAGGTTCAAATGACAGAAAATTAACATGATAAACTGTATTCAGAAATACAAAGGCATGGAGCAACATGTGGGCATCATAAAGATATCCAAAAAGTAACTCTGAGAGCAATAAAATGACCTTGCAAAACAAATCAAAGTTGCATCAGAATCCTATCTCATTAATTGTCATTTGTTCCTCATATATGTTCTTCACAGAATCACAGTAGGTTTCCACATTATGACTTCGGATCTGCTATTTAGACTATATAGGATCCTAAAGTTTTGAGCTCCGAACTTATTCTATTTTTCATAACAACATTTCCAGTTCCATTCCCCATTCCAATAGGAAACCAAACATATATGCATAGGGTTCGAATTTATCAGAAACTTAATTTTTTGGGTGGTGGACAAGATATTATAAGCGACTGCAAATATGATTTGGAATTGTAAGATGGAGACTAactgaaatccgaagtcaaacttACTTTCATGCTCCTTATATTAGCAATGTCTTCAACATGAGTCCCTCCACAAGGACAACCAGGATGGTCACCTAACTTCACTATTCGTGGACTGCTATCCTGGATAGTTTTATGAAACACCAAAAGATCATTAACAAATAAAGGTATAACAATCTCCAGTTAAACACATTCTGGAACAATTACATATGTATACGAAGATCATGTGTGATGAATAAAGTAAATCTTCCTTCAGGATGAAATGGCACAATACCGTGAATGATTATctcatattattaaataaaaaaaaaatcttctaacgGGTACTATGATAGTATGATATTCAAAATGAAGTTGATTACAGCAAATGGGCAACAAGTTATTTGAGAATAGACATTAGCAGAGCCATTAAAAAAAAAGGTTTATAGGGGTAACAAAATTACAGATTATTCCATAGCAATTTTGGTTATAATCATAAGTACCTTTGCAATGTAACTAGGAAGAACACCACCACAACAGTTAGAAGCTTCATCATATGATAAGATGGAAGCTGAAATCTAACACAATAATCACACAATATCATATAGTATCAGAAAAATCCTAAAACAAATTCAAGGAGCCTATAAATGGATTAGTTTCATAGCATTGTACAAACTTTTCCTCCAGTTAAAATCAAAGCATTTGTCTCTGTCTCCAATTCCTTTTGTTTGACTTGGAGCAGATCCTGTGGGATTAGGCCTTTGTACTCGACGAATGGACTGCAGACAACAAGTAATTAGCATCAAGACTACAAACAAAAAAATTGTGTCAAAATATGGGATTCAAGAGACCCTTCGAAGCTTTGGTGTCTTTCACGTACCCACTGTTAGTTCCATAATCCACTATAGGTCTTAATTGGACACTATAGTTAAGTTAATCGAATCTGATAAATAtacttttaaaaaacaaaaaaaagtacACAtgataactttttttaaaaaaattctcatgTAGGAAACATGAACTtctaaagttttattttcttaaattacaCATCTAAATTTGCAAAATCAATTAATAGAGGGGTTCAAGtgaagatttaaaaattggaAGAGATATATGGGGTAGTCTACCTATAATATACGCCTGAAGAAAAATGTGATTACTTGGAAAAATTGGTAGAACAAAAATCATACCAGCAAAAACTACGATTTCCCAGCAAAGAGTTTGAGTCCCATTAAAAGGAAAGTATATACATATTTTGAGGACCATGTTTTCTGAGCCATTTTAAGCACTAGAAATTAATATACCAAGAGTACATTGTTAGATAAACTCTTGTTATGATATTGACAGAGTGTTGTAAATGGCAATAGACGGTGGCGGTGTGGTTAGTGACCGCCAACAACCTTGGCTACCTAGGCGGTGCCTAAGCAATGCCTAGgcggttgatttttttttctttctatttttatacataattaaataatatattaactaaaggataaaaaatttaaaaaatactataaaatatattaacaaaaaaaaggttaaatctatttttttaaaaaaataaataataattatatatatatatataataggttAATTTTATTGGGTTTTAATTAAGGttatttaaattatcccaatcatgattaaaattattaattaaagtttcaattaaatcctaagttaaaAAAAGCCTATTCTATTCGGCAATCGGCTTAGGCATTTTGGCGTCGGACGCGTCGCTTGAGCCCGACGACAAGTTCGAACCTGTTGCCTAGCCCGACAACGAGTCCCGAGTCCGGATCGAAAACACTTTACAGCCGCCTAAACACAAGGCAATGCTGTTCAAGGCGGTGCGGTTGAGGTCTGCCTCTTGCCTAGGCGGCCGCCTCAGCTGCCATTTAGAACACCGAGCATTGATAGTctacaagaatacaaatgaacatgaaataaaaaggaaaaaggcatTATAAATAATGTTGGTCTGGAACAATATAATGGAATAAATGGTATTTGGCTTCTAATGTTCAGGATGTTGCATTATATGCAATATGAAACTAGTTACAAGATAGAAGCAAGGACAATATAATGGAATAAATGGTATTTGGCTACTACTTTTTAGGATGTTACATTATGTGCAATATGAAACCTAATGTGAACACCAGAATCACTCCACAGATTGCTgctcatactatagaaaaaaataaataaataaagagcaTAGGACACAGGTTCTACAAAAATAACAACAAAGAGTTAGTGCCCAGCTACATGGATCTTAATTTATAATGCTACGGACCATTATTCAAGATTACATTTCTAGCAATACCCATATGGATAATCACCGCAAAATAAAATCTGGCATACAGAAAATCTAAATTTTTCCAGAATCCAACCTTAGTGCATAGATATGATGGGAAGTGAAATGAGTTGTAGAAATACAAATCTACTGCACAAGCAGCATCAAAAGAAAGGACACAAAAGTACCAAAATCGCTTAGAAAGGCAAGCTAATACGATTATTGATGGTGAACTTAGGCCATATTTAGTACAAGAATAAAGTAATAACCACTATAAAAAGCATGTCCAAAAAATGCAGCAGATACCTATCAGGGAAATGATAACATTTTCCTGGTTCTAAATGAGACAAACCCACTTTGTGCATGCAAACATCAAGCAAATGCCCTGCCGAGTGAAGTCTGTGAAAATGAAGAAAAACAAAGTGAGAATACCCATCAGCAGAATTTAAGTCTTATACTGCAGTATAAGATGGTTGGGATGTTAATCATGTGAAGCATGACCAAGAAAAGTGAGAATATTATACTTTTGGAGAAAGGGGAAATATCCCACCAATAGCTGGCTTAATCCAAAAAATCaatggagaattttgcataagcTTAATCAACTATTGATAAACAAgaatataactaaactaatgctaaattAGATACTTAATCCATGGAACAGAGTACTGTTGGCATCAACCATTACACTTGTTGTTGATTAAAAAAAAGCAAAATAAGGATGAAATAAAAATGTGGATCAATATATCTACTATGCAAGTTATTGTTTCGAAGCAATCAGGCTACAAGAGCTGTTGTATAGCCAGCTTAACCATATCAGCTATGCTAGGGTTTAACTTGGACATTCCTACAAACCAATACAAAGTTGGCATACTTTGGAATTTCAAAATCTCAGAACAAACTGAGTTACCATGATAGCATATGGACTTGGTGATATCTTACTTGCCACACATGTTGATCAAGATATTCAATATTAAACATGAAATCCTTGTTTCTGCCCTTAGTGGTAAGTGAAATGTAGTGCATTGTTATTGTTGCAACTAGCTTCTAAAGTAGTTGCAATGTATGCAAATG from Zingiber officinale cultivar Zhangliang chromosome 6B, Zo_v1.1, whole genome shotgun sequence carries:
- the LOC121992955 gene encoding beta-1,2-xylosyltransferase XYXT1-like isoform X2; this translates as MKVASIYRRGFDLLSLGVGVLIGCFLVSLTYVTMYKSDMLATMASQMSKADAYSWISQQIDSESKPRCNHGSAASYLCENSETIETARVSSSAGSEIPSQRNEFSASETTRDGKEQSAKLPCDPDSVRCTINNGSKDAFSPPPTSVDVHRSQVPVKSSAWKSDPAEFDTKPMCDTSSHRCDLCDIHGDIRIITGKDSPSVLRVTDSSSTDHQSWKVKPYARKWDHGVMGYMKPVTVRTTADTAATPRCDVTHAVPAVVFSMGGYVGNHFHDFTDVLVPAFQTARQFDGEVQLVVARLNRWWMNAKYGPYFRKLSRYDAIDLDNDARVHCFERAIVGLRADADLMIDPAKSPMGYTMSDFRQFMRSTYGLNRDFALKLAEQTEKKPRLLMIARSGSRKFMNADHIVKLAEKLGFEVVVTEGALDLAEFSQTVNSCDVMFGVHGAGLTNMVFLPTNAVVIQVVPFGGHEWIASTYFGNPATGMELHYLEYTITADESSLTELYPRDDPVFTDPKSIHKLGWVKMGEIYLDKQNVRLDLDRFRPVLEKALDLLRK
- the LOC121992955 gene encoding beta-1,2-xylosyltransferase XYXT1-like isoform X1; the encoded protein is MKVASIYRRGFDLLSLGVGVLIGCFLVSLTYVTMYKSDMLATMASQMSKADAYSWISQQIDSESKPRCNHGSAASYLCENSETIETARVSSSAGSEIPSQRNEFSASETTRASSPADGKEQSAKLPCDPDSVRCTINNGSKDAFSPPPTSVDVHRSQVPVKSSAWKSDPAEFDTKPMCDTSSHRCDLCDIHGDIRIITGKDSPSVLRVTDSSSTDHQSWKVKPYARKWDHGVMGYMKPVTVRTTADTAATPRCDVTHAVPAVVFSMGGYVGNHFHDFTDVLVPAFQTARQFDGEVQLVVARLNRWWMNAKYGPYFRKLSRYDAIDLDNDARVHCFERAIVGLRADADLMIDPAKSPMGYTMSDFRQFMRSTYGLNRDFALKLAEQTEKKPRLLMIARSGSRKFMNADHIVKLAEKLGFEVVVTEGALDLAEFSQTVNSCDVMFGVHGAGLTNMVFLPTNAVVIQVVPFGGHEWIASTYFGNPATGMELHYLEYTITADESSLTELYPRDDPVFTDPKSIHKLGWVKMGEIYLDKQNVRLDLDRFRPVLEKALDLLRK
- the LOC121992956 gene encoding alanine--tRNA ligase-like encodes the protein MAAEALPATKLAYFDDMWAVEAAAVLLAQLQTEDGRIALILDSTIFYPQGGGQPADTGFISGPASGVKFVVEDVRLKDGLVYHYGFLEGPQSDCAVVPKLGDELNLHVDPQRRDLNSRLHSAGHLLDVCMHKVGLSHLEPGKCYHFPDSPFVEYKGLIPQDLLQVKQKELETETNALILTGGKISASILSYDEASNCCGGVLPSYIAKDSSPRIVKLGDHPGCPCGGTHVEDIANIRSMKITQIRTKKGSTRVSYSIGA